The bacterium genome segment CCAAATTATGGGGAGGGACTTTCCACCATATAAGCAATTTAATTTTGAGAAAACACGCTCCCAAAATAGGATTCAAATCCGATTATACAATTTTGGATAACGCAGATTCTCAAGACCTCATAAATATATGTAAACAGGAAGCAACATCCCAACAAACCGGCAAATTATTCCCCAAGGCCAGAGTACTTCAAGATATTCTGGGTCTTTCAATAAATACTCGGGAACATATAAAATTAGTAATAGACAAAAAATATCCCCATCTGGATGAACTTACTCAAGACATTCAAAGAATTTTCTCGAAATACGAGAAAAAGAAAAAAAATATAAACGCGCTTGATTTTGACGACTTACTTAATAAATTCCTTATTCTTTTGAGCGAAAACGAAAATATAAGAGAATTTTATTCTAACTCTTTTAGATATATTCTTGTAGATGAATACCAGGATACAAATCTTCTGCAATCCGAAATCCTTGATATCTTGGCTGCACGCTGGCGCAATTTGATGGTAGTTGGAGATGATTTCCAATCCATTTATTCTTTCAGGGGAGCAAGATACGATAACATCCTCGAATTTCCCAAAAAATATACCGATGCAAAAGTGTTCACGATAGATATAAATTATCGTTCTACACCGCATATTTTAAATTTCGCAAATTGTGTAATTTCATCCGCCCGTCACAAATTTAAAAAAGGACTTATCCCACAAAGAAAAGAAGGGGTAAATCCAATCGTAGTCTCTACCATAGATGTTTACCAGCAAGCTTCTTTCATCGCGCAGAGAATATTTGAATTATACGAAAAAGGTATACGCTTATCAGATATCGCCGTCCTTTACAGGGCACACTTTCACTCGATGGAACTTCAAATGGAACTTACAAAAAGAGGGATGCCTTTCTGGACAAGATCGGGTTTAAGATTTTTCGAACAGGCGCACGTAAAAGATATTCTTTCATACATGAGAATTATAGAAAATAAAAAAGACCAAATTCCCTGGATGCGATTACTAAAACACATACCCAAAATCGGCGAAGTAACGGCAGGTAAAATATACAATCAGATGGCCAATAGCTCACACCCGTTTGACCTAACCGCTACAAAGATAGGAATACCCAAAATCGCGGAAAACAGCTTTAACCATTTCATTAAATTACTCAAGAAACTCGACAACGAAAAAATGCACACGGAACCGTCTTCACTAATACAAACTATATTAAAAGACATTTATACCTCATATCTGGAAACAACTTACACTGATTGGAGTAGAAGGTTGGAAGACATTCAACAACTTGCGCGATTTGCAAAAACATATTCATCCTGCGCATCATTCGTGTCGGAACTAGCTTTAATGGGAGGAATAAGAGCCGAGGACATGTTCGAGTTAAAAGCCGAAGAAAAAGGCCTGATACTTTCGACGGTTCATCAATCAAAGGGTTTGGAGTGGAAAGTGGTTTTTATCATGTCGCTGGTAGAAGGATATTTCCCCTCTTATAAAGCGCAAAATGCAGAAGAAAGAGAAGAAGAAAAAAGGCTCTTTTATGTCGCTTTGACAAGAGCCAAAGACCAACTTTATCTTACCTATCCTGTCGTTTCCATGAGAAGCAATTCGCCTTGGTCTCAAAACAGTCCTTCTTCATTCTTAAGCGAAATAGACGAAGGGGCATATGAAGAATGGAGCCTGAAATAAAGCATCGCGAAAACATAAAAGATTTTGACATACAAACAGACAAGCTTTCTTTTGCAATAAATAAGCATTTTGCAAACGTTAAATTTATATTCCGAAAAGGGCAATTCTGTTTTGAATTTAGCCATCTACTTAACGATTTCGACGCCGTCAGAAAAGATTTTGAAACCGAAAATGTTTATCCTTTTTTAAGAAAAGAAAAAGAAAAAAATATTTGCATATTGGCCAAAATCCAGCAAATAAAACCCGTAAAAAATAACCTCCTTATCTTTCTTTTTTTTCTGACTTTTCTTACCACAACTATGGCGGGATACTATTTTTCTTACGGTTTGGTTGAAGCAGGATATCTGAAAAACATCTGGGTTGGAGCTTTATCTTTCTCCATAGGGCTTCTGTTAATTTTAGGAAGTCACGAATTAGGGCACAAAATCATATCAATCAAAAACAATGTTCCTGCTAATGGGCCATACTTCATCCCTGTGCCTCCGTTTATTCTTCCTCTGGGGACATTGGGAGCGATTATAAAAATCCGTTCGCCTATGCCAGATAGAAATTCACAGATTCGCCTCGGTATAGCAGGTCCTATTACGGGAATTTTCTTCAGCATAATCGTGCTTGCTATAGGTCTTAAACTTTCATTTATTGCAACCCCTGCCCTATCAGGAGAAAGCATTCAATTTGGTGAATCAATACTTTTGAGATTTTTACAGAGTATAATATTAAAAGTCCCGGAAGGTTCAAGTCTTTACCTGCATCCGCTTGCTTTTGCAGGCTGGGTAGGACTATTCATAACTTTCTTAAATTTAATTCCCGTAGGACAACTAGACGGGGGACATATAGCAAGAGCGATATTGGGAAGCAAAAATCATCAACGTTTATCTTTATTTACATGCGGACTTATGTGCGCGATAGGATTTTTAGGATTTAGAGGCTATTCTGTTTGGCCCGGATGGCTTATATGGGGACTACTCGGCTTGTTTCTTTCTCGCGGAGGCAACCCTGGCGCTATGAACGAACTATCGCCAATAGGCAAACAGGAAAAGATATTAGCTTTAATAGCACTTATTATCTTTACATTAACCTTCATGCCAAATCCGATAAAGATAGGATAAAAAAAATTTCTAATATCCCTGCCCGACAAGATTTGGCAGGCGGGCAATTACTAATTTCCAAAATGATAGAATATCGGTAGATATTTTCTGGAAATGGATATT includes the following:
- a CDS encoding site-2 protease family protein, coding for MEPEIKHRENIKDFDIQTDKLSFAINKHFANVKFIFRKGQFCFEFSHLLNDFDAVRKDFETENVYPFLRKEKEKNICILAKIQQIKPVKNNLLIFLFFLTFLTTTMAGYYFSYGLVEAGYLKNIWVGALSFSIGLLLILGSHELGHKIISIKNNVPANGPYFIPVPPFILPLGTLGAIIKIRSPMPDRNSQIRLGIAGPITGIFFSIIVLAIGLKLSFIATPALSGESIQFGESILLRFLQSIILKVPEGSSLYLHPLAFAGWVGLFITFLNLIPVGQLDGGHIARAILGSKNHQRLSLFTCGLMCAIGFLGFRGYSVWPGWLIWGLLGLFLSRGGNPGAMNELSPIGKQEKILALIALIIFTLTFMPNPIKIG
- a CDS encoding ATP-dependent helicase → YCFLYLGYYYIMSEYILKSPKGVTPSGEYLKDLNPQQLQAVTAEDGPCMVIAGAGSGKTRVVTSRVAYLMEKGIPAENILLVTFTQKASKEMLQRASGLISNDISKLWGGTFHHISNLILRKHAPKIGFKSDYTILDNADSQDLINICKQEATSQQTGKLFPKARVLQDILGLSINTREHIKLVIDKKYPHLDELTQDIQRIFSKYEKKKKNINALDFDDLLNKFLILLSENENIREFYSNSFRYILVDEYQDTNLLQSEILDILAARWRNLMVVGDDFQSIYSFRGARYDNILEFPKKYTDAKVFTIDINYRSTPHILNFANCVISSARHKFKKGLIPQRKEGVNPIVVSTIDVYQQASFIAQRIFELYEKGIRLSDIAVLYRAHFHSMELQMELTKRGMPFWTRSGLRFFEQAHVKDILSYMRIIENKKDQIPWMRLLKHIPKIGEVTAGKIYNQMANSSHPFDLTATKIGIPKIAENSFNHFIKLLKKLDNEKMHTEPSSLIQTILKDIYTSYLETTYTDWSRRLEDIQQLARFAKTYSSCASFVSELALMGGIRAEDMFELKAEEKGLILSTVHQSKGLEWKVVFIMSLVEGYFPSYKAQNAEEREEEKRLFYVALTRAKDQLYLTYPVVSMRSNSPWSQNSPSSFLSEIDEGAYEEWSLK